A genomic region of Sarcophilus harrisii chromosome 6, mSarHar1.11, whole genome shotgun sequence contains the following coding sequences:
- the DPF2 gene encoding zinc finger protein ubi-d4 isoform X3: MEQCHNYNARLCAERSVRLPFLDSQTGVAQSNCYIWMEKRHRGPGLASGQLYSYPARRWRKKRRAHPPEDPRLTFPSIKPDTDQTLKKEGLISQDGSSLEALLRTDPLEKRGAPNPQADDDSLGEFPVTNSRARKRILEPEDFLDDLDDEDYEEDTPKRRGKGKAKGKGVSNARKKLDASILEDRDKPYACDNSFKQKHTSKAPQRVCGKRYKNRPGLSYHYAHSHLAEEEGEDKEDSQPPTPVSQRSEEQKSKKGPDGLALPNNYCDFCLGDSKINKKTGQPEELVSCSDCGRSGHPSCLQFTPVMMAAVKTYRWQCIECKCCNICGTSENDDQLLFCDDCDRGYHMYCLTPSMSEPPEGSWSCHLCLDLLKEKASIYQNQHSS; the protein is encoded by the exons ATGGAGCAGTGCCACAACTACAATGCGCGCCTGTGCGCCGAGCGGAGCGTGCGCCTGCCCTTCCTGGACTCCCAGACCGGAGTGGCCCAGAGCAACTGCTACATCTGGATGGAGAAGCGCCACCGGGGGCCAG GACTGGCCTCAGGGCAGCTGTACTCGTACCCTGCTCGGCGTTGGCGGAAAAAGCGCCGTGCCCACCCTCCCGAAGACCCCcgcctcaccttcccctccatcAAGCCAG ACACAGACCAGACCCTGAAGAAGGAAGGACTGATTTCCCAGGATGGAAGCAGCTTGGAGGCCCTCCTGCGCACCGACCCCCTTGAGAAGCGGGGTGCCCCCAATCCGCAGGCGGACGACGATAGCCTGGGGGAGTTCCCAGTTACTAACAGCCGAGCAAGGAAG cggaTCCTAGAGCCTGAGGACTTTCTGGATGATCTGGACGATGAGGACTACGAGGAGGATACGCCCAAACGCCGTGGCAAGGGCAAAGCCAAG GGCAAAGGGGTGAGCAACGCCCGGAAGAAGCTGGACGCTTCGATCCTGGAGGATCGGGACAAACCCTATGCCTGTGACA aTAGTTTCAAACAAAAGCATACCTCGAAAGCACCCCAGAGAG TCTGTGGGAAGCGTTACAAGAACCGCCCCGGCCTCAGTTACCACTACGCTCACTCCCATCTGgcggaggaggaaggagaagacaAGGAGGACTCCCAGCCTCCCACCCCCGTGTCCCAGAGGTCCGAGGAGCAGAAAT CCAAGAAGGGCCCCGACGGGCTGGCTCTGCCCAACAACTACTGTGACTTCTGCCTGGGGGACTCAAAGATCAACAAAAAGACGGGGCAGCCCGAGGAGCTGGTGTCCTGCTCTGACTGTGGCCGCTCAG GGCACCCGTCCTGCCTCCAGTTCACCCCTGTCATGATGGCTGCCGTGAAGACCTACCGCTGGCAGTGCATCGAGTGCAAATGCTGCAACATCTGTGGCACCTCAGAGAATGAT GACCAGCTGCTCTTCTGTGACGACTGTGATCGTGGCTATCACATGTACTGTCTCACCCCCTCGATGTCGGAGCCGCCCGAAG GGAGCTGGAGCTGCCATTTGTGTCTGGACCTGCTGAAGGAAAAGGCTTCCATCTACCAGAACCAGCACTCTTCTTGA
- the CDC42EP2 gene encoding cdc42 effector protein 2: MSTKVPIYLKRGNRKGKKEKLRDLLSSDMISPPLGDFRHTIHIGSGGEGDMFGDISFLQGKFHLLPGTVGEGPEEEEEDGTFNLPFQFARTSTVCEPLGLSDGHSPLLKNAISLPVIGGPQALTLPSAQAPPKPPRLHLETSLPTSQENEGLQIWRTQETSSPQNGFLPEQGPEEPFLSQASSLLSLHVDLGPSILDDVLQIMDQHQDVDRVEIPT; the protein is encoded by the coding sequence ATGTCTACCAAGGTGCCCATTTACCTGAAGCGGGGCAACCGCAAAGGCAAGAAGGAGAAGCTTCGTGACCTGCTGTCCTCGGACATGATAAGTCCGCCGCTGGGCGACTTCCGCCACACCATCCACATCGGCAGCGGCGGCGAGGGCGACATGTTCGGCGACATCTCCTTCCTACAGGGCAAGTTCCACCTGCTACCTGGCACAGTGGGCGAGGGgcctgaggaggaggaggaagatggcaCCTTCAACCTCCCCTTCCAGTTTGCCCGGACCAGCACAGTCTGTGAGCCCCTGGGGCTCTCCGACGGGCACTCCCCTCTGCTCAAGAACGCCATCTCCCTCCCGGTCATTGGGGGGCCCCAGGCACTCACCCTGCCCTCGGCTCAAGCCCCGCCCAAGCCACCGCGCCTGCACCTGGAGACCTCCCTGCCGACCTCCCAGGAGAATGAGGGCTTGCAGATCTGGAGGACTCAAGAGACTTCGTCTCCCCAGAATGGCTTCCTGCCTGAGCAGGGCCCCGAGGAGCCCTTCCTGTCCCAAGCCAGCTCCCTCCTTTCCCTGCATGTGGACCTGGGCCCTTCCATACTGGACGACGTCCTACAGATCATGGACCAGCACCAAGACGTAGACAGAGTGGAGATCCCCACATAA
- the DPF2 gene encoding zinc finger protein ubi-d4 isoform X1: MAAVVENVVKLLGEQYYRDAMEQCHNYNARLCAERSVRLPFLDSQTGVAQSNCYIWMEKRHRGPGLASGQLYSYPARRWRKKRRAHPPEDPRLTFPSIKPDTDQTLKKEGLISQDGSSLEALLRTDPLEKRGAPNPQADDDSLGEFPVTNSRARKRILEPEDFLDDLDDEDYEEDTPKRRGKGKAKGKGVSNARKKLDASILEDRDKPYACDNSFKQKHTSKAPQRVCGKRYKNRPGLSYHYAHSHLAEEEGEDKEDSQPPTPVSQRSEEQKSKKGPDGLALPNNYCDFCLGDSKINKKTGQPEELVSCSDCGRSGHPSCLQFTPVMMAAVKTYRWQCIECKCCNICGTSENDDQLLFCDDCDRGYHMYCLTPSMSEPPEGSWSCHLCLDLLKEKASIYQNQHSS; the protein is encoded by the exons atggCGGCCGTGGTGGAGAATGTAGTGAAGCT CCTCGGGGAGCAGTACTACCGAGATGCCATGGAGCAGTGCCACAACTACAATGCGCGCCTGTGCGCCGAGCGGAGCGTGCGCCTGCCCTTCCTGGACTCCCAGACCGGAGTGGCCCAGAGCAACTGCTACATCTGGATGGAGAAGCGCCACCGGGGGCCAG GACTGGCCTCAGGGCAGCTGTACTCGTACCCTGCTCGGCGTTGGCGGAAAAAGCGCCGTGCCCACCCTCCCGAAGACCCCcgcctcaccttcccctccatcAAGCCAG ACACAGACCAGACCCTGAAGAAGGAAGGACTGATTTCCCAGGATGGAAGCAGCTTGGAGGCCCTCCTGCGCACCGACCCCCTTGAGAAGCGGGGTGCCCCCAATCCGCAGGCGGACGACGATAGCCTGGGGGAGTTCCCAGTTACTAACAGCCGAGCAAGGAAG cggaTCCTAGAGCCTGAGGACTTTCTGGATGATCTGGACGATGAGGACTACGAGGAGGATACGCCCAAACGCCGTGGCAAGGGCAAAGCCAAG GGCAAAGGGGTGAGCAACGCCCGGAAGAAGCTGGACGCTTCGATCCTGGAGGATCGGGACAAACCCTATGCCTGTGACA aTAGTTTCAAACAAAAGCATACCTCGAAAGCACCCCAGAGAG TCTGTGGGAAGCGTTACAAGAACCGCCCCGGCCTCAGTTACCACTACGCTCACTCCCATCTGgcggaggaggaaggagaagacaAGGAGGACTCCCAGCCTCCCACCCCCGTGTCCCAGAGGTCCGAGGAGCAGAAAT CCAAGAAGGGCCCCGACGGGCTGGCTCTGCCCAACAACTACTGTGACTTCTGCCTGGGGGACTCAAAGATCAACAAAAAGACGGGGCAGCCCGAGGAGCTGGTGTCCTGCTCTGACTGTGGCCGCTCAG GGCACCCGTCCTGCCTCCAGTTCACCCCTGTCATGATGGCTGCCGTGAAGACCTACCGCTGGCAGTGCATCGAGTGCAAATGCTGCAACATCTGTGGCACCTCAGAGAATGAT GACCAGCTGCTCTTCTGTGACGACTGTGATCGTGGCTATCACATGTACTGTCTCACCCCCTCGATGTCGGAGCCGCCCGAAG GGAGCTGGAGCTGCCATTTGTGTCTGGACCTGCTGAAGGAAAAGGCTTCCATCTACCAGAACCAGCACTCTTCTTGA
- the DPF2 gene encoding zinc finger protein ubi-d4 isoform X2 produces MAAVVENVVKLLGEQYYRDAMEQCHNYNARLCAERSVRLPFLDSQTGVAQSNCYIWMEKRHRGPGLASGQLYSYPARRWRKKRRAHPPEDPRLTFPSIKPDTDQTLKKEGLISQDGSSLEALLRTDPLEKRGAPNPQADDDSLGEFPVTNSRARKRILEPEDFLDDLDDEDYEEDTPKRRGKGKAKGKGVSNARKKLDASILEDRDKPYACDICGKRYKNRPGLSYHYAHSHLAEEEGEDKEDSQPPTPVSQRSEEQKSKKGPDGLALPNNYCDFCLGDSKINKKTGQPEELVSCSDCGRSGHPSCLQFTPVMMAAVKTYRWQCIECKCCNICGTSENDDQLLFCDDCDRGYHMYCLTPSMSEPPEGSWSCHLCLDLLKEKASIYQNQHSS; encoded by the exons atggCGGCCGTGGTGGAGAATGTAGTGAAGCT CCTCGGGGAGCAGTACTACCGAGATGCCATGGAGCAGTGCCACAACTACAATGCGCGCCTGTGCGCCGAGCGGAGCGTGCGCCTGCCCTTCCTGGACTCCCAGACCGGAGTGGCCCAGAGCAACTGCTACATCTGGATGGAGAAGCGCCACCGGGGGCCAG GACTGGCCTCAGGGCAGCTGTACTCGTACCCTGCTCGGCGTTGGCGGAAAAAGCGCCGTGCCCACCCTCCCGAAGACCCCcgcctcaccttcccctccatcAAGCCAG ACACAGACCAGACCCTGAAGAAGGAAGGACTGATTTCCCAGGATGGAAGCAGCTTGGAGGCCCTCCTGCGCACCGACCCCCTTGAGAAGCGGGGTGCCCCCAATCCGCAGGCGGACGACGATAGCCTGGGGGAGTTCCCAGTTACTAACAGCCGAGCAAGGAAG cggaTCCTAGAGCCTGAGGACTTTCTGGATGATCTGGACGATGAGGACTACGAGGAGGATACGCCCAAACGCCGTGGCAAGGGCAAAGCCAAG GGCAAAGGGGTGAGCAACGCCCGGAAGAAGCTGGACGCTTCGATCCTGGAGGATCGGGACAAACCCTATGCCTGTGACA TCTGTGGGAAGCGTTACAAGAACCGCCCCGGCCTCAGTTACCACTACGCTCACTCCCATCTGgcggaggaggaaggagaagacaAGGAGGACTCCCAGCCTCCCACCCCCGTGTCCCAGAGGTCCGAGGAGCAGAAAT CCAAGAAGGGCCCCGACGGGCTGGCTCTGCCCAACAACTACTGTGACTTCTGCCTGGGGGACTCAAAGATCAACAAAAAGACGGGGCAGCCCGAGGAGCTGGTGTCCTGCTCTGACTGTGGCCGCTCAG GGCACCCGTCCTGCCTCCAGTTCACCCCTGTCATGATGGCTGCCGTGAAGACCTACCGCTGGCAGTGCATCGAGTGCAAATGCTGCAACATCTGTGGCACCTCAGAGAATGAT GACCAGCTGCTCTTCTGTGACGACTGTGATCGTGGCTATCACATGTACTGTCTCACCCCCTCGATGTCGGAGCCGCCCGAAG GGAGCTGGAGCTGCCATTTGTGTCTGGACCTGCTGAAGGAAAAGGCTTCCATCTACCAGAACCAGCACTCTTCTTGA